The proteins below are encoded in one region of Vulpes lagopus strain Blue_001 chromosome 10, ASM1834538v1, whole genome shotgun sequence:
- the LOC121500366 gene encoding olfactory receptor 8G1-like encodes MVAGNHSTVTEFILAGLTQQPELQLPLFFLFLGIYVVTVVGNLGMIMLIGLSAHLHMPMYYFLSSLSFIDLCHSTVITPKMLENFVTEMNVISYPECMTQLYFFLVFAIAECYMLAVMAYDRYVAICSPLLYNVIMAHQACFSLISGVYIIALVCAFVHTGCMFRIHFCKFDVINHYFCDLLSLLKLSCSNTHVNELVILIFSTVNILAPSLMILASYVFILSCILHIRSTEGRSKAFSTCSSHISAVAVFFGSAAFMYLQPSSVSSMDQGKVSSVFYTIIVPMLNPLIYSLRNKDVNAALKKILERRIFL; translated from the coding sequence ATGGTAGCAGGAAATCACTCCACAGTGACTGAATTCATCCTCGCTGGGCTAACACAACAACCGGAACTCCAGCtgccccttttcttcctcttcctaggAATCTATGTGGTCACGGTGGTGGGGAACCTGGGCATGATCATGCTGATAGGGCTCAGTGCTCACCTGCACATGCCCATGTATTACTTCCTCAGTAGCTTGTCCTTCATCGATCTCTGCCATTCCACTGTCATTACCCCCAAAATGCTGGAGAACTTTGTGACAGAGATGAATGTCATCTCCTACCCTGAATGCATGACTCAGCTctatttcttccttgtttttgcTATTGCAGAGTGTTACATGTTAGCAGtaatggcctatgaccgctatgttgCCATCTGTAGCCCCTTGCTTTACAATGTCATCATGGCCCATCAGGCTTGTTTCTCCCTGATTTCAGGAGTGTATATTATAGCCCTGGTTTGTGCATTTGTTCATACAGGTTGCATGTTTAGGATTCATTTCTGCAAATTTGATGTGATCAATCATTACTTCTGTGATCTTCTTTCCTTGTTAAAACTCTCCTGTTCTAATACCCATGTCAATGAGTTAGTGATTCTAATCTTTAGTACAGTTAATATCCTTGCCCCCAGCCTGATGATCCTTGCCTCCTACGTCTTCATCCTCTCCTGCATCCTCCACATCCGCTCCACTGAGGGCAGGTCCAAAGCCTTCAGCACCTGCAGTTCTCACATCTCAGCTGTTGCTGTCTTCTTTGGATCTGCTGCATTCATGTACCTGCAGCCGTCATCTGTGAGCTCCATGGACCAAGGGAAAGTGTCCTCTGTGTTTTATACCATCATTGTGCCCATGCTGAACCCCCTGATCTACAGCCTGAGGAATAAGGATGTCAATGCTGCCCTGAAGAAAATCTTAGAGAGAAGAATATTCTTGTGA
- the LOC121500870 gene encoding olfactory receptor 8G1-like, translated as MGAGNHSTVTDFILAGLTEKPELQLPLFFLFLGIYAVTVVGNLGMIMLIGLSAHLHTPMYYFLSSLSFIDLCHSTVVTPKMLMNFVTERNFISYEGCMTQLYFFLVFVISECHMLAAMAYDRYVAICNPLLYNVIMSYQVCSWLVGGVYIMGLTGATAHTGCMLRVLFCKADRINHYFCDLFPLLELSCSSTYINEVVVLCFSAVNILVPSLTILASYIFILSSILRIRSAEGRSKAFSTCSSHISAVVVFFGSAAFMYLQPSSVSSMDQGKVSSVFYTIIVPMLNPLIYSLRNKDVRVALKKILEKRRKTVFCSSKNF; from the coding sequence ATGGGAGCAGGAAATCACTCCACAGTGACTGATTTCATCCTTGCTGGGCTAACAGAGAAACCAGAACTCCAACtgccccttttcttcctcttcctaggAATCTATGCTGTCACAGTGGTGGGGAACCTGGGCATGATCATGCTGATAGGGCTCAGTGCTCACCTGCACACGCCCATGTATTACTTCCTCAGTAGCTTGTCCTTCATTGATCTCTGCCATTCCACTGTCGTTACTCCCAAAATGCTGATGAACTTTGTGACAGAGAGGAATTTTATCTCCTATGAAGGCTGCATGACtcagctttacttcttccttgtttttgttaTATCAGAATGTCACATGTTGGCTGCAATGGCCTATGATCGCTACGTTGCCATCTGTAACCCATTGCTTTACAATGTCATCATGTCTTATCAGGTCTGTTCCTGGCTGGTAGGTGGGGTGTATATCATGGGCTTGACTGGTGCCACAGCTCACACAGGCTGCATGCTAAGAGTGCTTTTCTGCAAGGCTGATAGAATCAACCATTACTTCTGTGATCTCTTCCCACTATTGGAGCTCTCCTGCTCCAGTACTTATATCAACGAGGTGGTAGTTTTGTGCTTCAGTGCAGTTAATATTCTTGTCCCCAGCCTGACGATCCTTGCCTCCTACATCTTCATCCTATCTAGCATCCTCCGCATCCGCTCCGCTGAGGGCAGGTCCAAAGCCTTCAGCACCTGCAGCTCTCACATCTCAGCTGTTGTTGTCTTCTTTGGATCTGCTGCATTCATGTACCTGCAGCCGTCATCTGTGAGCTCCATGGACCAAGGGAAAGTGTCCTCTGTGTTTTATACCATCATTGTGCCCATGCTGAACCCCCTGATCTACAGCCTGAGGAATAAAGATGTCAGAGTCGCCCTAAAGAAGATCcttgaaaaaagaaggaaaacggTATTTTGCTCgagcaaaaatttttaa
- the LOC121500406 gene encoding putative olfactory receptor 8G3 pseudogene: MDPGNHSIVTEFILAGLTEKPELQLPLFFLFLGIYVVTVVGNLGMIMLIGLSAHLHTPMYYFLSNLSFIDLCHSTVVTPKMLVNFVTQKNITPYSECLTQLYFFLIFAIAECHILAAMAYDRYAAICNPLLYNVIMSSQICFRMTVGVYILGIIGSTIHTGFMMRLLFCKSNVVNHYFCDLFPLLELSCSSIYINELLVLVLSAFNILTPALTILASYIFILSSILHIRSTEGRSKAFSTCSSHISAVAVFFGSAAFMYLQPSSVSSMDQGKVSSVFYTIIVPMLNPLIYSLRNKDVKFALKKILVGRKCS, encoded by the coding sequence ATGGACCCTGGAAATCATTCCATAGTGACTGAGTTCATCCTCGCTGGGCTAACAGAGAAACCAGAACTCCAACtgccccttttcttcctcttcctaggAATCTATGTGGTCACAGTGGTGGGGAACCTTGGCATGATCATGCTGATAGGGCTCAGTGCTCACTTGCACACCCCCATGTACTACTTCCTCAGCAATTTGTCCTTCATTGATCTCTGCCATTCCACTGTCGTTACCCCCAAAATGCTGGTGAACTTTGTGACACAGAAGAACATCACTCCCTACTCTGAATGCCTGACTCagctctatttcttcctgatttttgcCATTGCAGAGTGTCACATATTGGCTGCAATGGCTTATGACCGCTATGCTGCCATCTGTAACCCTTTGCTTTACAATGTCATCATGTCTTCTCAGATCTGCTTCCGGATGACAGTGGGAGTTTATATTTTGGGCATCATTGGATCTACAATCCACACGGGCTTTATGATGAGACTCCTTTTCTGCAAGAGCAATGTGGTTAATCATTATTTCTGTGATCTCTTCCCACTCTTGGAATTATCCTGTTCCAGCATCTACATCAATGAATTACTGGTTCTAGTCTTGAGTGCATTTAACATTTTGACTCCTGCCTTAACTATCCTTGCCTCCTACATCTTTATCCTCTCCAGCATCCTCCACATCCGCTCCACTGAGGGCAGGTCCAAAGCCTTCAGCACCTGCAGTTCTCACATCTCAGCTGTTGCTGTCTTTTTTGGATCTGCTGCATTCATGTACCTGCAGCCATCATCTGTGAGCTCCATGGACCAAGGGAAAGTGTCCTCTGTGTTTTATACCATCATTGTGCCCATGTTGAACCCTTTGATCTATAGCCTGAGGAATAAGGATGTCAAATTTGCCCTGAAGAAAATTTTGGTTGGTAGAAAATGTTCATAA